In the genome of Notamacropus eugenii isolate mMacEug1 chromosome 5, mMacEug1.pri_v2, whole genome shotgun sequence, one region contains:
- the LOC140508788 gene encoding olfactory receptor 51A7-like — protein sequence MCSLSTTEVEIPTFFLIGIPGMEHVYIWISIPICLIYIIATVGNATILFLTKTEPSLHEPMYYFLSMLAVSDLCLSFSSLPTMLRIFLFNAPGISIDACIAQEFFIHTFTAMESSALVIMSFDRFIAICSPLRYSSILTNIRVMQIGLGFSIASFACIIPFPITLKRLRFCKGNLLSHSYCLHQDVMRLACSDNRFNVIYGFFVALLGMINLALILLSYIMILKTVLGIASHQEQLKAFNTCVSHICAVLIFYVPVVTLAIVHRFAKHGSPLIRILIADVYLLVLPLMNPIVYTVKTHQIQEKVLGKLCLKTR from the coding sequence ATGTGTTCTCTCAGCACCACTGAGGTTGAGATTCCTACCTTTTTCCTCATTGGGATCCCAGGAATGGAGCATGTGTACATCTGGATATCCATTCCCATCTGCCTCATATATATCATTGCCACAGTGGGCAATGCCACTATTCTCTTCCTCACCAAGACAGAGCCTTCTCTCCATGAACCCAtgtattattttctctctatGTTGGCTGTCTCAGATCTTTGcctatctttctcttccttgccAACCATGCTAAGAATCTTCTTGTTCAATGCTCCAGGAATCTCCATAGATGCTTGTATTGCTCAGGAATTTTTCATCCATACCTTTACTGCCATGGAGTCCTCTGCACTTGTCATCATGTCCTTTGATCGTTTTATAGCCATCTGCAGCCCTTTAAGATATAGCTCCATTCTCACCAACATCAGAGTCATGCAAATTGGGTTGGGCTTTTCTATTGCCTCTTTTGCATGTATAATTCCATTCCCTATCACTCTAAAGAGACTAAGATTCTGTAAGGGAAACCTCCTCTCCCATTCTTATTGTCTCCACCAAGATGTAATGAGATTGGCCTGTTCTGATAACAGATTCAATGTCATCTATGGCTTCTTTGTTGCTCTGTTAGGCATGATAAACTTAGCATTGATTTTGTTGTCCTACATAATGATCTTAAAGACTGTTTTAGGAATTGCTTCCCATCAAGAGCAATTAAAGGCCTTCAACACTTGTGTTTCCCATATCTGTGCTGTGCTAATTTTCTATGTTCCCGTTGTCACCTTAGCTATTGTTCATCGTTTTGCTAAACATGGGTCACCATTAATTAGGATCCTGATTGCTGATGTCTATCTTTTGGTTCTCCCACTGATGAACCCTATTGTGTATACTGTGAAGACTCATCAAATCCAGGAGAAGGTCCTTGGGAAACTGTGTTTGAAGACCCGATGA
- the LOC140508787 gene encoding olfactory receptor 51A7-like, with the protein MSALNTSEVQISTFQLIGIPGLEQIHIWICIPICLIYIIATVGNCTILILIKTESSLHEPMYYFLSMLAFSDLGLSLSSLPTMLRIFLFNATGISIDACIAQEFFIHTFTAMESSVLLIMSLDRFIAIHKPLRYSSILTTSRIIKIGLIFAIRCLILILPFPITLKRLTYCNKNLLSHSYCLHQDVMRLACSDNRVNVIYGFFVALVGMLDLAMISVSYILILKTVLGIASYQEQLKAFNTCISHICAVLIFYVPIVTLAIVHRFAKHGSPFIRILTADVYVLVPPLMNPVVYCVKTHQIREKIMGKLCLKKA; encoded by the coding sequence ATGTCAGCTCTTAACACATCTGAGGTCCAGATATCCACCTTCCAACTAATTGGGATCCCAGGGCTGGAGCAAATCCACATCTGGATATGCATCCCCATCTGCCTCATATATATTATTGCCACTGTGGGCAATTGTACTATCCTTATTCTAATCAAAACGGAGTCCTCACTCCATGAGCCCATGTACTATTTTCTCTCTATGTTGGCCTTTTCTGACCTTGGGCTGTCACTCTCTTCCTTACCTAccatgttgagaatttttttattcaatgccACAGGAATCTCTATTGATGCCTGTATTGCCCAAGAGTTCTTCATCCATACCTTCACTGCCATGGAATCTTCGGTGCTGCTCATTATGTCCCTTGACCGTTTCATAGCCATCCACAAGCCTCTAAGATACAGCTCTATCCTCACCACTAGTAGAATTATCAAAATTGGTTTGATCTTTGCCATTAGATGTCTTATACTCATACTCCCATTTCCTATTACACTGAAAAGACTGACATATTGTAATAAAAACCTCCTCTCCCATTCCTATTGTCTCCATCAGGATGTTATGAGACTGGCCTGCTCTGATAATAGGGTCAACGTTATCTATGGGTTTTTTGTTGCTCTTGTGGGCATGCTGGACTTAGCAATGATTTCAGTGTCCTACATACTGATCCTGAAGACAGTTTTGGGCATTGCCTCTTATCAAGAGCAATTAAAGGCCTTCAACACCTGCATTTCCCATATCTGTGCTGTACTCATTTTCTATGTGCCCATTGTCACCCTGGCTATTGTCCACCGCTTTGCCAAACATGGCTCCCCATTTATTAGGATACTGACTGCTGATGTATATGTTTTGGTTCCTCCGCTGATGAACCCTGTTGTGTACTGTGTGAAGACTCATCAAATCCGGGAGAAGATCATGGGGAAACTGTGTCTGAAGAAGGCCTGA
- the LOC140508789 gene encoding olfactory receptor 51A7-like, producing the protein MSPLNITEDKISTFFLIGIPGMEHLYIWISIPICLIYIIATLGNSTILIIIKTEPSLHEPMYYFLSMLAFSDLCLSFSSLPTMLRIFLFNAPGISIDACIAQEFFIHTFTAMESSVLVIMSFDRFIAIRNPLRYSSILTNVRVMQIGLGFAIRCFIFILPFPITLKSLKYCKENLLSYSYCLHQDIMRLACSDNKTNIIYGFFIAILSMLDFSVIVISYVLILKTVLGIASHQERLKALNTCVSHICAVLIFYMPIISLSIVHRFAKHGSPLIRILIANIFLLVPPLMNPVVYCVKTRQIREKVLGKLGVKKT; encoded by the coding sequence ATGTCCCCTCTTAATATCACTGAGGATAAGATTTCTACCTTTTTCCTCATTGGTATCCCAGGAATGGAGCATTTGTACATCTGGATATCCATACCCATCTGTCTAATATATATCATCGCTACTCTAGGCAACTCtaccatcctcatcatcatcaagaCAGAACCTTCTCTTCATGAGCCCATGTACTATTTTCTCTCCATGTTGGCTTTTTCTGATCTTTGCTTGTCCTTTTCCTCCTTGCCAACCATGCTGAGAATCTTTTTGTTTAATGCTCCAGGAATTTCCATTGATGCTTGCATTGCCCAGGAGTTCTTCATCCATACTTTCACTGCCATGGAGTCTTCTGTGCTTGTCATCATGTCTTTTGATCGTTTCATAGCTATCCGTAACCCCCTAAGATATAGCTCCATTCTCACCAATGTCAGAGTCATGCAAATAGGGTTGGGCTTTGCCATTCGATGTTTTATATTCATACTCCCATTTCCTATCACTTTAAAGAGCCTGAAATATTGCAAGGAGAACCTCCTCTCCTATTCCTATTGTCTCCACCAAGACATAATGAGATTGGCCTGCTCTGACAACAAGACCAATATCATCTATGGTTTCTTTATTGCTATCCTAAGCATGCTGGACTTTTCAGTCATTGTTATATCTTATGTATTAATCCTGAAGACAGTTTTGGGAATTGCCTCCCATCAGGAGCGTCTCAAGGCTCTCAACACCTGTGTGTCCCATATCTGTGCTGTGCTGATCTTCTACATGCCAATCATAAGTCTTTCCATTGTCCACCGCTTTGCCAAACATGGCTCCCCACTCATTAGAATTCTCATTGCTAATATATTTTTGCTGGTTCCTCCACTGATGAACCCAGTTGTATACTGTGTGAAGACGAGGCAGATCCGGGAGAAGGTCCTAGGGAAGTTAGGGGTAAAGAAGACCTaa